The Candidatus Defluviibacterium haderslevense DNA window TTCAAGTTCAAAAGACCAAATTATAACATGCCCTGGAAGATATAATATCAAAATTAAAGACACTGCAGGTTGTATATTGGATACTTTTTTGTTAGTTAGTATAGATACCATTTCTCCTGATTTTAATTTGAATGCCAATGAATTACCATGTAACCAAGATAGCATTCAAATTTTTTTAAATCATAACATGCCCACCAGTACTAATTATACTTATCAATGGTCAGGGCCTGTTGGATTTTCGTCCAAAGCAAAAGATCCATGGATCTATGAAAGAGGACTTTATAAAGTAATCGTAACTTTAGCTAACGGATGTCAATCTGTCGACACGTTAACCGTTTTTGAATCTAATGATAGACCACTAATAAGGATTAAATCGGATAGTATTGATTGTAGTCGCGATAGTGCACATATTTTGGTTGATTGCCCTGATGGTGTATTATTTGATTGGTCAGGCCCTTCGAATTTTAGAGAGACTAAAAAAGATATTACTGTTGGTGAACCTGGATTTTATAAATTAGTGGTGACATCAGCATCTGGTTGCACATCCCAACAATCTATAGATATAAATAAAAACAAGCATTCACCAGTTGTAGGAATTAAACGAAATCCATTGACATGCTTAAAGGACTCTTCGGAAATTGTATTGTTGTTACAATATAGTATTGATACGATCAGATGGAGAGGTCCAAATAATTTTAGCTCTAATCATGAAAATATTGTTGTTTATGATGCAGGATGGTATTACTTTAATTCCATTGGGATAAACGGCTGCATAAATGTGGATAGCGTTGAAATCGTTTATGATACTATAAAACCAATTATTGATATTATTACGGATACCATTGATTGTATAAAGACTTCTGTAGATTTAAGGGCAAGTGCACCTGATCCATTGACGGTTTTTAGATGGACCAAGCCGAATGGAGATACCTCAAGGTTAGCAACCTTGAAAACAGATGTTCCTGGTATTCATACGATTGAGGCGACCGGCTCAAATGGTTGCAAGGCGAGCTCAAAAGTCAACGTCATATCAAATAAAAAATTTACGCCATTAAATTTGTCAGCAGATACCTTGCGATGTCGAAATCCCATCAGCACTTTGAAATCAAATTCTAATGACCCTAATCTCAATGTGCAGTGGATTTTGCCTGACTCAAAAACGATTAATGGCAAAATAATTAATTCTAAATTAGCAGGAAAATATCTTGCTAAGGGAACCAACCAATTTGGATGTGTGACATTTGATTCCATTCAAGTTATTTCAGAAATTACCATTCCCAAATTTAAAATTTCCGACACATCTATCAATTGTCGCATTAAATCTAGTCCAAAGCTAGAAGTATTAAATATTAATGCTCAGGATTCAGTAGAATGGACCAATCCGCTCAATCAAAAATCTTATTTGCGCATAATTTCAAATCCTATAATAGGAAAGTATGTTATTAAGATAATTGATATCAACGGATGTTATGCAATTGATTCCTTTACCTTGAAATATGACACATTAAGGCCAAAGATTTTAAATGTAAATATCGATACTATAAATTGTTTAAACTTAACTGCAAAGGCAAAAGTCAAATTGAATTCGACCAAAGTAAATTATTTATGGTCTGCTCCTGGATTTAATTCATCTACGGATTCAATTCCGGTATTTCAAAAAGCTGGGATTTATAGTTTAAAACTAGAAGGAACCAATTATTGTACTTTTGATACAGTTGTTCAAGTTATTGAAGACATTAATCCACCAATAATTATTGCAATAGCCGATACAATCAATTGTGCAAGACCAAGATCAAAATTAGATATCACATTAGTCTCCAATGATACTGCTGTAAATGTAAATTGGTACGATGTCAATAACAATCTGCTAATTGGTTCGAAACCTGTTGTTATTCAAGGTGGTTTATATAGAGTAATAGTACAATCGAAAAAAAATCATTGTATTTCAATGGATTCAGCAACTGTGATTGTTGATACGCTTCCGCCCAATATTGTTGCTTCAAATGTTTCGCTTCCATGTAATGCGGATTCTGTACAATTAATTTCTTCAAGCCAGTGTTTTGGAGCAACTTATTTTTGGTTGGATCCAAATAATATTTTCTTTTCTAATAATCAAAGTCCAATTGCTCGTGATACTGGAATTTATACTGTTATCGTCAAATGTGACAATCAGTGCACCGCACAAAAGCAAGTTATTTTAGACAATAAAAAAACCTTCCCTATAGTTGGTGCTAGCGGTGGAAATCAAACTTGTAAAACGGATTCGGTTCGTTTAACTAGTCAATTTAGCGCATTAGATACCTTGTTTGAATGGATGGGACCAAATCAATTTCGTTCTAAAGAAAGATTTCCTATTGTAACCCAATCAGGATCATATAATCTTAAGGTTACAAATAGCCAAGGATGTAGCACGGATACAACTGTTATCGTTTTAAAAGATACCATTTCTCCAGTTATAGATTTAATACAATTGGATTCATTAAAATGTGAACAAACAGACATTCGACTCTTAGCGAAACCTAAGGATTCATCAGTCCAGTATACTTATTTTTGGAATACATCAAATGGATTGATTAAATCTGGTCAAAATACAAATAGCATTTTGGTATCAGGGAATGGAACTTATGAAGTAATTATTGAAAATTTAAATAATGGGTGTACTTCAAATCCAAAATTTAATTTAGTTGAATCCTTTTCACCAATAAAGGGAGTCAATCTTGATCTTAATTTACCATCATGTACAGGATTTAACAACGGTAGTATACAGATTTCAGATTTCATTGGTGGAGATGGGCCATTTACCTTTTCATTTGACAATAAATCCTACTCCAGAATTTCAACGATCAATAATTTACCTCCTGGTAATTATCACCTATTTTTTAAAGATAAATTCGGATGTCCTTATGATACCACCCTGTCCATTTCAGACCCTCCCGTATTAACTTTAGACATTGATAGAGACCAAACGATAAGATTGGGGCAATCTGCTCAACTTTATGGGAATACAAATGCAGATACATTAACCTTATTTTCGATTCAATGGACCCCCAACAATAATTTATCTTGCTCTTCATGTATAAATACTGCAGCTAGTCCTTTTGTATCAACAACTTATAGATTGACTATAGTTGACGAAAATGGCTGTAAAAAGTCTGATGATGTGACGATTAAAGTAATTACAGAGCCTTCCCTATATATCCCAACTATTTTTTCACCTAATGGGGATAAAGTAAATGATCTCTTTAACTTTGAAACGGGTTTGGATATCGTAAAAGTCATTAGTTTTGAAATCTATGACCGCTGGGGAAATGGGGTATACACTTTAAACAATTTTTTACCAAGCGCAGGTCAATTTGGTTGGGATGGGACCCTGGATGGCAAAAATGTAAATCCGGGAGTATTTGTTTATAAAATCAAAGTGTTATCGATTTCGGGTGAGGAATTTACTAAAACAGGAGATTTTACATTATTAAGATAAAATTTTTATCTCCAAGCAGCGAAATACTTAATTTCAAGGTCTACACTATGAAGCTTGTAAAGTAGGAAATACCTAAGGTTTCAACGAAATATTTTTCTTTGATTGTTGAAGAATGGGTATAGTTTTTGGTTTGTTAATAAATTATTACAAATTATTTTGATTAACATTTGCAAAATGCCTACATTTATACGTAAAATTTGGATAAAACATATTTAATTAATATAATACATAAGTCAAACATAAACAACATGAATAGATTATTACAACTATTATTGATTGGACTCTTAGGGATAACTGCGACCCAAATTTCAGCTCAATGTACGCCGCCATCTGCAGATAACTGCGAAGATGCTAACGTATTATGTTCTTTGGATGAAGTAAATGGCTATACTTGTTCCAATCCAAATTACAGCAACCCCACCGGGTGTTCGC harbors:
- a CDS encoding gliding motility-associated C-terminal domain-containing protein, giving the protein MRLYLIILLLILKVESAFSQWCCIDTNLIIKDKTTQTLKFQISGAVLNDLASPQQGVCGVRIKFDHKFIGDLTIELMSPSGQSITLIGPVGSSGNTNLSKWNVVFVPFSQIAIPDAGFKPRWDNIQPWGILGQFFNGTYYPHKGNLEDFNQGSVNGTWTLIIKDDDLFYEGHIESFCLLFCDNSGIVCKDCSPNGGYFNVPAQSFCEGDANLNLPFLPIQPAFIPDPNTYDYQFLVSKNDTIIERTKSLDFRNAPPGNYKICGISYSKVDSNAIPKTGQNYRLSTFENELTANKFGICAGLSQDCINLEIKAIPAPVDLAVSICKGSDFLIGNQSFNTAGQYDVLLPATNGCDSLVHLNLALIDLVIQLKQPIEEINCLRSLVVIDISSSTFPTGADIKWSTLDGNFSDLNDLLRPKVNKPGTYKLIIEKGSCIDSVEYTVIQNGAIPDLEVKSDTITCLKSQVIISAKTNINTPQWNWSDGMNVISNDSDVVITKGGLYQVIVTDVNGCSNSIDVSVLENKNILIPQINVTDITCRLDTSTIFFIANRDSLSSYEWSGPNVLNTTDTLIKSTNLGQYNLKLIGINGCESNTNFIVKSVIKIPDFSCSVDTISCNQDTVYLNPIILDPLESISWQGPCIIDSSSKDQIITCPGRYNIKIKDTAGCILDTFLLVSIDTISPDFNLNANELPCNQDSIQIFLNHNMPTSTNYTYQWSGPVGFSSKAKDPWIYERGLYKVIVTLANGCQSVDTLTVFESNDRPLIRIKSDSIDCSRDSAHILVDCPDGVLFDWSGPSNFRETKKDITVGEPGFYKLVVTSASGCTSQQSIDINKNKHSPVVGIKRNPLTCLKDSSEIVLLLQYSIDTIRWRGPNNFSSNHENIVVYDAGWYYFNSIGINGCINVDSVEIVYDTIKPIIDIITDTIDCIKTSVDLRASAPDPLTVFRWTKPNGDTSRLATLKTDVPGIHTIEATGSNGCKASSKVNVISNKKFTPLNLSADTLRCRNPISTLKSNSNDPNLNVQWILPDSKTINGKIINSKLAGKYLAKGTNQFGCVTFDSIQVISEITIPKFKISDTSINCRIKSSPKLEVLNINAQDSVEWTNPLNQKSYLRIISNPIIGKYVIKIIDINGCYAIDSFTLKYDTLRPKILNVNIDTINCLNLTAKAKVKLNSTKVNYLWSAPGFNSSTDSIPVFQKAGIYSLKLEGTNYCTFDTVVQVIEDINPPIIIAIADTINCARPRSKLDITLVSNDTAVNVNWYDVNNNLLIGSKPVVIQGGLYRVIVQSKKNHCISMDSATVIVDTLPPNIVASNVSLPCNADSVQLISSSQCFGATYFWLDPNNIFFSNNQSPIARDTGIYTVIVKCDNQCTAQKQVILDNKKTFPIVGASGGNQTCKTDSVRLTSQFSALDTLFEWMGPNQFRSKERFPIVTQSGSYNLKVTNSQGCSTDTTVIVLKDTISPVIDLIQLDSLKCEQTDIRLLAKPKDSSVQYTYFWNTSNGLIKSGQNTNSILVSGNGTYEVIIENLNNGCTSNPKFNLVESFSPIKGVNLDLNLPSCTGFNNGSIQISDFIGGDGPFTFSFDNKSYSRISTINNLPPGNYHLFFKDKFGCPYDTTLSISDPPVLTLDIDRDQTIRLGQSAQLYGNTNADTLTLFSIQWTPNNNLSCSSCINTAASPFVSTTYRLTIVDENGCKKSDDVTIKVITEPSLYIPTIFSPNGDKVNDLFNFETGLDIVKVISFEIYDRWGNGVYTLNNFLPSAGQFGWDGTLDGKNVNPGVFVYKIKVLSISGEEFTKTGDFTLLR